One genomic window of Trichlorobacter lovleyi includes the following:
- the nrfD gene encoding NrfD/PsrC family molybdoenzyme membrane anchor subunit — protein sequence MSTKHEGWGWMLAVDFFFAGMGGGMVLITGLLELFAGSGRLSLLGNVMGPLFMCIGCGFLILELGRPFQAWRVFMNPKAILTAGAWLMSVAIVAGLVYASFDLDPAWFKQDKLIWQDWDMLRKLLAVVCVITGLVVATYPGVLLGRHKGRPFWVGPGIMTLFMLSSIVTGASAHFVSALIYPPGSVPGVWHNLPTFVGGLLFFQLVGWLGYIWIKRTGTTAAEAASALKWINGQYADSFKAAFIFVGTLAPLVLVMIPSTLCQGIGALLVLVGGVVMRCLVVYAGEERTWLPGEQKYRKRLPTGNEAFLKAWSR from the coding sequence ATGAGTACCAAACATGAAGGTTGGGGCTGGATGCTAGCCGTTGATTTCTTTTTTGCCGGTATGGGTGGCGGCATGGTGCTGATTACCGGTTTGCTGGAGCTGTTTGCCGGTTCAGGCCGTCTTTCCCTGCTGGGTAACGTGATGGGGCCGCTGTTCATGTGCATCGGTTGCGGTTTTCTGATCCTGGAACTGGGCAGACCGTTTCAGGCCTGGCGGGTCTTCATGAACCCCAAGGCGATCCTGACGGCCGGTGCCTGGCTGATGTCGGTGGCAATCGTTGCCGGACTGGTCTACGCCTCGTTTGATCTTGATCCTGCCTGGTTCAAGCAGGACAAGCTGATCTGGCAGGACTGGGACATGCTCCGCAAGCTGCTGGCCGTTGTCTGCGTCATCACCGGCCTGGTGGTCGCCACCTATCCGGGGGTGCTGCTGGGTCGCCACAAAGGCCGTCCCTTCTGGGTCGGCCCGGGAATCATGACCCTGTTTATGCTCTCCTCGATTGTGACCGGTGCCTCTGCCCATTTTGTCAGTGCACTGATCTATCCCCCGGGCTCGGTTCCGGGGGTCTGGCACAATCTGCCCACCTTTGTGGGTGGCCTGCTGTTCTTCCAGCTGGTCGGATGGCTCGGCTATATCTGGATCAAGCGTACCGGCACCACCGCTGCTGAAGCGGCCAGTGCCCTCAAGTGGATCAACGGCCAGTATGCCGACAGTTTCAAGGCCGCATTCATCTTTGTGGGAACCCTGGCACCGCTGGTGCTGGTCATGATCCCGTCCACACTCTGCCAGGGTATCGGCGCACTGCTGGTACTGGTGGGTGGTGTGGTGATGCGCTGCCTGGTGGTTTATGCCGGCGAAGAACGTACCTGGCTGCCGGGTGAGCAGAAGTACCGTAAGCGGCTGCCCACCGGCAATGAGGCGTTCCTGAAGGCCTGGAGCAGGTAG
- a CDS encoding 4Fe-4S dicluster domain-containing protein: MARYAMVIDTRKCIGCHSCTVACKVHNELPVEMIYNPVTTVGPTGVYPDVQMVHIPLLCMHCDNPPCVDGCPTCASQRREKDGIVFVEDSKCVGCLACVMACPYGARYKNHATGAVQKCDFCKDRVDIGLKPHCVNTCHQKARIFGDLDDETSDVHKLVNGENACRLLGELGTDPYVFYIYGLEVRNP; this comes from the coding sequence ATGGCTCGTTACGCGATGGTTATAGATACACGAAAATGCATCGGCTGCCATTCCTGTACGGTTGCCTGCAAGGTGCACAACGAACTGCCGGTTGAGATGATCTACAATCCGGTGACCACGGTCGGTCCTACCGGCGTCTACCCGGATGTACAGATGGTTCATATCCCGCTGCTGTGTATGCATTGCGACAATCCGCCCTGCGTAGACGGCTGCCCCACCTGTGCCTCCCAGCGCCGGGAAAAGGACGGGATTGTCTTTGTGGAAGACAGCAAATGTGTCGGCTGTCTGGCCTGTGTCATGGCCTGCCCCTATGGCGCCCGCTACAAGAACCATGCAACCGGCGCGGTCCAGAAATGCGACTTCTGTAAAGACCGGGTTGATATCGGCCTCAAGCCGCACTGTGTCAACACCTGTCACCAGAAGGCCCGTATCTTCGGGGATCTTGATGATGAGACCAGTGATGTTCACAAACTCGTAAACGGGGAAAACGCCTGCCGCCTGCTGGGTGAGCTGGGGACAGACCCGTATGTCTTCTATATCTATGGATTGGAGGTAAGGAATCCATGA
- a CDS encoding molybdopterin-containing oxidoreductase family protein, translated as MSKNIDITQAGVEVKKSACYFCHQNCGVLAYVKDGKVLKIEGDPEFPTNQGGLCCRGNIALQHLDHPARINYPLKRVGKRGEGKWEQIPWAQAMEEIGAKLLQIRSEFGAEAVATAGGTQRTDDWSRRRFMNLFGSPNGFHNSHLCWIPTFMVETAIYGWCPFELDMGSSRCLILWGQNPGAAGMPEMHHIRELQEKGMKLIVIDPRFSETAAKADLWLPLRPGSDLALALAWIHVIIFEGLYDQEFVANCCEGFGELADHVENFTPEWAAELTWLTPEQIRAGAYMYAMNKPGNIQWGTSVDQIGKPAGSTMHARAILRALTGNLDAPGSDLLTGPSPDFLTDEEMEANDQLPEEQKSKQIGSDRFKLVTWPGYSRIAEETKKVWGKAPTAEWMCEAHPPSVFRSILSGKPYQVKALLVSATNPINSYGETSLVLDALKAVDFMVTCDYWMTPTAALSDYVIPIAGALERPTITSSYGCSDFLLASQRAIQPMYERRNDYNFWRDLGCAMGQQEMWPWATVEDAYYAKIAPLGYDIESYDEFVERYRFHFPEREYFKYQRQGFATPSGKVELYSTVLKDLGYPPLPPYIGPTENEIDDPELAKEFPLVLTTGGGFMPYHHSEHFQIKEVRFLRHEPYMDINPATAAELSIEDGDWVWIETKRGRIKQKANLTQGIHPRVIYTQRGWWYPERSMAAPELGGCLESNTNVLTTTADDHCDPYSGSWANRGLLCRVYKVNASDREVK; from the coding sequence ATGAGTAAGAACATTGACATAACGCAAGCTGGCGTTGAGGTAAAGAAGTCAGCTTGCTATTTTTGCCACCAGAACTGTGGTGTGCTGGCCTATGTAAAAGACGGCAAGGTGCTCAAGATCGAAGGAGATCCGGAGTTCCCCACAAACCAGGGTGGTTTGTGCTGCCGGGGCAACATCGCCCTGCAGCACCTTGATCATCCGGCGCGGATTAACTACCCCTTGAAGCGGGTTGGCAAGCGTGGGGAAGGGAAATGGGAACAGATCCCCTGGGCACAGGCCATGGAGGAGATCGGCGCAAAACTGCTCCAGATCCGCAGCGAGTTCGGTGCGGAGGCGGTGGCAACCGCCGGCGGCACCCAGCGTACCGACGACTGGTCCAGAAGACGTTTCATGAACCTGTTCGGCAGCCCCAACGGTTTCCACAACTCCCACCTCTGCTGGATCCCCACCTTTATGGTGGAAACAGCCATCTACGGCTGGTGTCCGTTTGAACTGGACATGGGCAGCAGCCGCTGTCTGATCCTGTGGGGCCAAAACCCCGGTGCCGCCGGTATGCCGGAGATGCACCACATCCGGGAGCTGCAGGAAAAAGGGATGAAACTGATCGTGATTGACCCACGTTTCAGCGAAACCGCTGCCAAGGCCGATCTCTGGCTGCCGCTGCGGCCCGGCTCCGACCTGGCTCTGGCTCTGGCCTGGATCCATGTCATCATCTTTGAAGGTCTGTACGACCAGGAGTTTGTTGCAAACTGCTGCGAAGGTTTCGGCGAACTGGCCGACCATGTTGAAAACTTCACGCCGGAATGGGCAGCGGAACTGACCTGGCTGACCCCGGAACAGATCCGTGCAGGCGCCTACATGTATGCCATGAACAAACCGGGCAACATCCAGTGGGGTACCTCGGTGGACCAGATCGGGAAACCGGCCGGCTCTACCATGCATGCCCGTGCGATTCTGCGGGCCCTGACCGGTAACCTTGATGCACCGGGCTCCGACCTGTTGACCGGCCCGAGCCCCGACTTCCTGACCGATGAAGAGATGGAGGCCAACGATCAGCTGCCGGAAGAGCAAAAATCAAAGCAGATCGGCTCTGATCGCTTCAAACTGGTGACCTGGCCGGGCTACAGCCGCATTGCTGAAGAAACCAAAAAGGTCTGGGGCAAGGCCCCCACCGCCGAGTGGATGTGCGAGGCTCACCCGCCATCAGTATTCAGGTCGATCCTGAGTGGCAAACCGTATCAGGTCAAGGCGCTGCTGGTCTCGGCCACCAACCCGATCAACTCCTATGGTGAAACCAGCCTGGTGCTTGATGCGCTGAAGGCGGTCGACTTCATGGTCACCTGCGATTACTGGATGACACCGACCGCAGCCCTGTCCGATTACGTGATTCCGATTGCCGGTGCCCTTGAAAGGCCGACCATCACCAGCAGCTATGGCTGTTCCGACTTCCTGCTGGCATCACAACGGGCGATTCAACCGATGTACGAACGTCGCAACGACTACAACTTCTGGCGTGACCTGGGTTGTGCCATGGGTCAGCAGGAGATGTGGCCCTGGGCAACGGTTGAGGATGCCTATTATGCCAAGATTGCTCCCCTTGGCTACGACATCGAAAGCTACGATGAATTCGTCGAGCGCTACCGTTTCCACTTCCCCGAGCGTGAGTACTTCAAGTACCAGCGCCAGGGCTTTGCAACCCCGTCCGGCAAGGTGGAGCTGTACTCAACGGTACTCAAGGATCTCGGCTATCCTCCGCTGCCCCCCTATATCGGGCCCACCGAGAACGAGATCGACGATCCGGAACTGGCCAAGGAGTTTCCGCTGGTGCTGACCACCGGCGGCGGGTTCATGCCCTACCACCACTCCGAGCATTTCCAGATCAAGGAAGTACGCTTCCTGCGCCATGAGCCGTACATGGATATCAACCCGGCAACCGCCGCAGAGCTGTCCATTGAAGATGGCGACTGGGTCTGGATCGAGACCAAGCGGGGACGCATCAAGCAGAAGGCAAACCTGACCCAGGGGATCCATCCCCGTGTCATTTACACCCAGCGTGGCTGGTGGTATCCGGAACGCAGCATGGCGGCGCCGGAGCTGGGCGGCTGTCTGGAATCAAACACCAACGTACTGACGACCACTGCTGATGACCACTGCGACCCCTATAGCGGTTCCTGGGCTAACCGTGGTCTGCTCTGCCGCGTTTATAAAGTAAATGCTTCAGATAGGGAGGTCAAATAA
- a CDS encoding OFA family MFS transporter — MSEEHYNRWLILISAIIINICIGTLYAWSVFAMPLGKLFGWAPPALALVFTINHGLSPVAMIGGGYLQDKLGSKTTIIVGGLMFTIGLFLSGYVSQVGMLYLTYSALAGIGGGVIYAGNIGNTVKFFPDKRGLAAGLCAAGYGCGAMLVAPIASALIINYGVLNTFQILGTAFFIIIAICIMFIKKAPAGYKPAGWTPPVAAATAAQPAGNDCKWTQMISEGIWWVVMIMLFCGAMSGLMVLAHASPIGQIMFKLTPMNAAFFVSIITLANALGRVGFGALSDRIGRSNTIMIMYIVSALSMLNLAFTTSVAGFVASGIGCGAVFGGFMGTMPTIISDRYGLKNFGVNYGITFIGFSLAAIFGPLTAAKVRVATGNYEQAFWIALGINVVGFVFAYIFRTMDVKSKK; from the coding sequence ATGTCAGAAGAACACTACAATCGATGGCTTATACTGATCTCGGCAATAATCATCAACATCTGTATCGGTACACTGTACGCATGGAGCGTCTTCGCCATGCCGCTGGGCAAATTGTTCGGCTGGGCTCCACCGGCGCTGGCGCTGGTCTTTACGATCAACCACGGTTTAAGCCCGGTGGCCATGATCGGCGGTGGCTACCTGCAGGACAAACTGGGTTCAAAAACAACCATTATCGTCGGCGGCCTGATGTTTACCATCGGCCTGTTTCTCTCCGGTTACGTTTCACAGGTCGGCATGCTTTACCTGACCTACAGTGCACTGGCCGGTATCGGCGGTGGTGTGATCTATGCCGGTAACATCGGCAACACGGTCAAGTTCTTCCCTGACAAGCGGGGACTGGCTGCCGGTCTCTGCGCAGCCGGCTACGGTTGCGGCGCCATGCTGGTGGCACCGATCGCCAGCGCCCTGATCATCAACTACGGCGTGCTCAATACCTTCCAGATCCTTGGTACCGCCTTCTTTATCATTATCGCCATCTGCATCATGTTCATCAAAAAGGCCCCGGCAGGCTACAAGCCGGCAGGCTGGACACCTCCGGTTGCGGCAGCCACGGCAGCGCAGCCGGCCGGCAATGACTGCAAGTGGACCCAGATGATCAGTGAAGGAATCTGGTGGGTGGTCATGATCATGCTGTTCTGTGGTGCCATGTCCGGCCTGATGGTTCTGGCCCACGCCTCCCCCATCGGCCAGATCATGTTCAAGCTGACCCCCATGAACGCAGCCTTCTTCGTCAGTATCATCACCCTGGCCAACGCCCTGGGCCGTGTCGGCTTTGGCGCCCTGTCCGACCGGATCGGACGTTCCAACACCATCATGATCATGTACATCGTATCGGCCCTGTCCATGCTTAACCTGGCGTTTACCACCAGCGTGGCAGGCTTTGTCGCCTCGGGTATCGGTTGTGGCGCGGTGTTTGGCGGATTCATGGGAACCATGCCGACCATTATCAGCGACCGCTATGGCCTGAAGAACTTCGGCGTCAACTACGGCATCACCTTTATCGGCTTCAGCCTTGCCGCGATCTTCGGACCGCTGACCGCCGCCAAGGTGCGGGTTGCCACCGGCAACTATGAGCAGGCGTTCTGGATCGCACTCGGCATCAACGTGGTGGGCTTTGTGTTCGCCTACATCTTCAGAACCATGGATGTCAAATCAAAGAAATAA
- a CDS encoding MFS transporter, which translates to MSRSVNVNEVFDNIPFLPYQTAVCLLCFCIVFLDGFDLTVIGVALPKIAEHLNAKPSELGLALSAGQLGPMIGAVLLGMLADRVGRKKTMFCSAIVFGFFTYMTTHITSVEELAAYRFLAGLGMGGAIPNALAFGTEYAPARIRTSLSLYMWAGMPCGAMIAGFAASWLLPHYGWQSVFIVGGIAPVIIALLVLALLPDSLHHLVRTGTAKSLAKARQILARIDTASPASADIELTVTSQTKEKSGSLKSLFTDNRLLTTILLWILFYMSFYLLWILFSWVPTLLKKSGASVQQYSIGFAFIHLGSVVAILCIGRCMDKYNKLNVVKYVFLAAFFAMLAFGYFSSGYPFAVVIVVSVLAGLFVNGGNSALMGLASAVYPAEIRATGIGWAYGIGKIGSFLAPAVGGFYLARNWSVFDICAVNGSSALIIAIVVVILQRHMRSTARGEV; encoded by the coding sequence GTGAGCAGGTCTGTGAACGTTAACGAAGTATTTGATAATATTCCTTTTTTGCCCTATCAAACAGCAGTTTGTCTACTCTGTTTCTGTATCGTCTTTCTTGATGGTTTTGACCTGACGGTCATCGGTGTGGCACTACCCAAGATCGCCGAGCATCTGAACGCCAAGCCCAGTGAACTGGGTCTGGCACTAAGTGCCGGACAGCTGGGCCCCATGATCGGAGCAGTCCTGCTGGGGATGCTGGCTGACCGTGTCGGACGCAAGAAGACCATGTTCTGCTCCGCCATTGTCTTTGGTTTCTTCACCTACATGACCACCCATATCACCAGTGTTGAAGAACTGGCAGCCTACCGTTTCCTGGCCGGCCTCGGCATGGGCGGCGCCATCCCCAACGCCCTGGCCTTCGGCACTGAATATGCTCCGGCCAGAATCCGCACCTCTCTTTCACTCTACATGTGGGCCGGCATGCCGTGCGGCGCCATGATCGCAGGGTTTGCCGCCTCCTGGCTGCTGCCCCACTACGGTTGGCAGTCCGTCTTCATCGTGGGCGGGATCGCGCCGGTGATTATCGCCTTGCTGGTCCTGGCACTGTTGCCTGACTCATTGCACCACCTGGTCAGGACCGGAACAGCCAAGTCCCTCGCCAAGGCCCGCCAGATTCTGGCACGGATCGACACGGCATCACCGGCCTCCGCAGATATCGAACTGACGGTCACCAGCCAGACCAAAGAGAAAAGCGGCTCCCTCAAGTCACTGTTTACCGACAACCGCCTGCTGACGACCATACTGCTCTGGATCCTGTTCTACATGAGTTTCTATCTGCTCTGGATCCTCTTCTCCTGGGTACCCACCCTGCTCAAGAAGAGCGGTGCGTCGGTCCAGCAGTACAGCATCGGCTTCGCCTTCATTCACCTGGGCTCCGTGGTGGCGATACTCTGTATCGGCCGTTGCATGGACAAATACAACAAGCTGAACGTCGTAAAATACGTCTTCCTGGCCGCCTTCTTTGCCATGCTGGCGTTCGGCTACTTCTCATCGGGCTACCCCTTTGCCGTGGTTATCGTGGTCTCCGTACTGGCTGGGCTTTTTGTGAACGGCGGCAACTCCGCACTGATGGGTCTGGCATCGGCGGTCTATCCGGCAGAGATCAGGGCCACCGGCATCGGCTGGGCCTACGGCATCGGCAAGATCGGTTCATTCCTCGCACCGGCCGTTGGCGGATTTTATCTGGCCCGCAACTGGAGCGTGTTTGACATCTGCGCCGTCAACGGCAGCAGCGCATTGATTATCGCCATAGTCGTCGTCATCCTGCAGCGGCATATGCGTTCAACCGCCCGTGGCGAGGTGTAA
- a CDS encoding flavodoxin family protein codes for MKITVIIGSPHGMRGNTGRLLEEVMAGLGATSELELLDLSVLNLQPCLGCDACHKSGSCHLPDDYEMIKARLLACDGFVLASPNYIFSVTAQLKALFDRSSCLIHCLALEGKYGAVAATSGGAEHDELLHYMVRFINSTGAQSVGSVSSQVSGKRSFPKQAELFDRARELGSELCRCIREQDHFPDQAGYRGSFKARMKRLVESRRDDWSFEFQYWQEHH; via the coding sequence GTGAAGATTACCGTTATCATAGGCAGTCCCCATGGCATGCGCGGCAATACCGGCCGCCTGCTTGAAGAGGTCATGGCCGGTCTTGGAGCCACATCGGAACTGGAACTGCTTGATCTCTCTGTGCTGAATCTGCAGCCCTGCCTCGGCTGCGATGCCTGCCACAAGAGCGGCAGCTGCCACCTGCCGGATGACTATGAGATGATCAAGGCCCGGCTGCTGGCCTGCGACGGCTTTGTCCTGGCCAGCCCCAACTACATCTTTAGTGTCACCGCCCAGCTGAAGGCCCTGTTTGACCGCAGTAGTTGCCTGATCCACTGCCTGGCACTTGAGGGCAAGTACGGAGCAGTGGCGGCAACCTCCGGTGGCGCAGAGCATGACGAACTGCTGCACTACATGGTCCGCTTCATCAACTCTACCGGTGCCCAGTCAGTGGGGTCAGTCAGCTCACAAGTGAGCGGCAAACGCAGTTTCCCCAAACAGGCAGAACTCTTTGACAGGGCGCGGGAACTGGGCAGCGAACTCTGCCGCTGCATTCGGGAGCAGGATCATTTCCCTGATCAGGCCGGTTACCGGGGCAGCTTCAAGGCCCGTATGAAACGACTGGTGGAATCCCGCAGGGATGACTGGAGCTTTGAGTTTCAATACTGGCAAGAACACCATTAA
- a CDS encoding FG-GAP repeat domain-containing protein: MFTILKTTCTVLLLLAAATCSFAATLLPDQAVRDFAPLSGYVVQSSGEEYLIDLGIGQGVAVGDLFTVVGPGATITHPITGKVLGTEETRKGLLRLIRLKQGYSHSRPVGTITGIKRGDVIHRFQDIPAIVWDYTGQGEQLAKELQTALPHLNWQDYATAQQKRPASPVRPATFSPALYFILTSQAVEVRAPDFELIHSYPVTPSPQPSQPASAATTAPAAEPPLAVLPPVMTGGVVQPGGEPLWNYATLKGTPVGVEAGDFDGDGRQEIAIAFADRVEIGRITAEGYQMMGAIRLAQGSQAYALDAVDLNKNGLPELYVSAMNSNGNPAGIGIEFRDKRFRATVTKIPWHLRRVALPGEGDVLLGQEYDSRGREFAGPVFKLKRSGDQLVKGTDLSLPKRVTIYGFTAFSSRGQTLYACIDDDGYLVIQTAKGEQLASSADTVGGTESYFEMTEEVASGGDARNVYLKGRVELTPQGNILVSANSGISLLGRLKMYLKSDLKLFRWNGSDLREVWHTAPDKSYLADFKLLPGKAGEKARLLSVVAFPKTNPVADRKAALRLYQLDTP; this comes from the coding sequence ATGTTTACCATTTTGAAAACAACCTGCACGGTTCTACTGCTGCTGGCAGCCGCCACCTGCAGTTTTGCCGCCACACTACTGCCGGATCAGGCCGTTCGCGATTTCGCACCGCTCTCGGGGTATGTCGTGCAATCCAGCGGAGAAGAGTACCTGATTGACCTGGGAATCGGCCAGGGTGTTGCCGTCGGTGATCTGTTCACGGTTGTCGGCCCAGGTGCCACGATTACACACCCGATCACCGGAAAGGTGCTGGGAACCGAGGAAACCCGCAAAGGACTGCTGCGGCTGATCCGTCTGAAGCAGGGCTACTCCCACAGCCGCCCGGTCGGGACCATTACAGGGATCAAGCGCGGTGACGTAATCCATCGCTTCCAGGACATTCCCGCTATAGTATGGGACTACACCGGCCAGGGTGAACAGCTGGCCAAGGAACTGCAAACCGCGCTACCGCACCTGAACTGGCAGGACTATGCCACTGCCCAGCAGAAACGTCCGGCAAGCCCGGTCCGGCCCGCCACATTCAGCCCGGCGCTCTATTTTATCCTGACCAGCCAGGCAGTTGAAGTACGCGCACCGGATTTCGAACTGATCCACAGCTACCCGGTCACCCCATCCCCCCAGCCCAGTCAGCCGGCATCGGCAGCAACAACGGCACCGGCAGCGGAGCCTCCACTTGCGGTACTGCCGCCGGTGATGACGGGCGGCGTGGTGCAGCCCGGCGGTGAACCGCTCTGGAACTACGCCACACTGAAAGGAACGCCGGTTGGCGTTGAGGCGGGCGACTTTGATGGTGACGGCCGCCAGGAGATTGCAATTGCCTTTGCCGACCGGGTTGAGATTGGCCGCATCACTGCGGAAGGCTACCAGATGATGGGGGCTATCCGTCTTGCCCAAGGCAGCCAGGCCTATGCCCTTGATGCCGTGGACCTGAACAAAAACGGCCTGCCGGAGCTGTATGTATCAGCCATGAACAGCAACGGTAATCCCGCCGGCATCGGGATTGAATTCCGCGACAAGCGCTTCCGCGCAACCGTAACCAAGATCCCCTGGCATCTGCGTCGGGTTGCCCTGCCCGGTGAGGGCGATGTGCTGCTGGGCCAGGAATACGACAGCCGGGGCCGGGAGTTTGCCGGACCGGTCTTCAAGCTCAAGCGTTCAGGCGACCAGCTGGTCAAAGGAACAGATCTCTCACTCCCCAAACGGGTTACCATCTACGGTTTCACAGCATTCAGCAGCCGGGGACAGACCCTTTACGCCTGCATTGACGATGACGGCTACCTTGTCATCCAGACCGCCAAAGGCGAGCAGCTGGCAAGCAGCGCCGATACCGTCGGCGGCACCGAATCCTATTTTGAGATGACAGAAGAAGTCGCCAGCGGCGGTGATGCACGGAACGTCTACCTGAAGGGCCGGGTCGAGTTGACCCCCCAGGGCAACATCCTGGTCAGTGCCAACAGCGGCATCAGCCTGCTGGGCCGCCTCAAGATGTACCTCAAGTCGGATCTGAAACTGTTCCGCTGGAACGGCAGCGACCTGCGAGAGGTCTGGCATACCGCGCCGGACAAGAGCTACCTGGCCGACTTCAAACTACTGCCGGGCAAGGCGGGCGAAAAGGCCAGACTGCTCAGCGTCGTGGCGTTCCCCAAAACCAACCCTGTGGCAGACCGCAAGGCAGCTCTGCGTCTCTATCAACTGGATACCCCCTGA
- a CDS encoding twin-arginine translocase TatA/TatE family subunit, which translates to MFGFGMPELIVIMSIVLVIFGAGKLPEVGRAVGKGIRNFKEASEGKEAIELDKKA; encoded by the coding sequence ATGTTTGGTTTTGGAATGCCGGAGCTTATCGTCATCATGTCCATAGTGCTGGTGATCTTCGGCGCTGGAAAACTGCCTGAAGTTGGCCGGGCCGTTGGCAAAGGAATCCGTAATTTCAAGGAGGCAAGCGAGGGCAAAGAGGCCATTGAGCTGGACAAAAAGGCCTGA
- a CDS encoding cytochrome c3 family protein: MYTTFIPARSAALCTVAALALLVALPAFAAPKRLTAAKPDNCSACHGKDRVLPDGHPKTAKMTLAACLECHSKDSPASLSGKLPLSHRHQLAGVSCVKCHGTTKKQTPVEAAVCEACHEPAKLAEKTAGVKPQNPHTSPHYGTALDCNVCHHQHAKGENFCMQCHTFNFKLP; the protein is encoded by the coding sequence ATGTACACAACCTTCATTCCAGCCAGATCTGCTGCGCTATGCACGGTAGCGGCACTCGCCCTGCTCGTGGCCCTGCCTGCATTTGCAGCCCCCAAACGCCTGACCGCTGCCAAGCCGGACAACTGCAGCGCCTGCCACGGCAAGGACAGGGTCCTGCCGGATGGCCACCCCAAAACCGCCAAAATGACCCTGGCCGCCTGCCTGGAGTGCCACAGCAAAGACAGCCCTGCCAGCCTGTCAGGGAAGCTGCCGCTCAGCCACCGGCATCAGCTGGCCGGTGTCAGCTGTGTCAAATGCCACGGCACGACCAAGAAACAGACCCCGGTTGAAGCTGCTGTCTGCGAGGCCTGCCATGAACCGGCCAAGCTGGCGGAAAAGACCGCCGGGGTAAAACCCCAAAACCCGCATACCTCACCCCATTACGGAACGGCGCTGGACTGTAACGTCTGCCACCACCAGCATGCCAAGGGTGAAAACTTTTGTATGCAGTGCCACACCTTCAACTTCAAACTGCCCTGA